The region GGACGCAGTACCAGCTCGACCCGGTCCAGGCGGCCTTCAATATCGGCGCCATGATCCGCTGGCTCGATTACAACGACACCTGGCTGGCCGCCGAATGGGGGCACCCCTCCGACAACTTGGGCGGGGTCCTGGCGGTCGCCGACTGGCTCTCGCGGGAGGCCGCGGCCGCCGGCCGGAAGCCGTTGGTCATGCGGGACGTGCTCACCGCAATGATCAAGGCGCACGAGATCCAGGGCTGCATCGCCCTGGAGAATTCCTTCAACCGGGTGGGGCTGGACCACGTGGTGCTGGTCAAGGTGGCCTCCACCGCGGTCGTGTCCCGGCTGCTCGGGCTGGACCGGCAGGGGATCATCGACGCGCTGTCCCAGGCGTGGGTCGACGGGCAGTCTCTGCGCACCTACCGGCACGCCCCCAACACCGGCAGCCGGAAGAGCTGGGCCGCCGGCGACGCCACCAGCCGGGCCGTGCGGCTGGCGCTGATCGCGAAGACCGGCGAGATGGGATACCCGAGCGTGCTCACCGCCCCGATCTGGGGCTTCTACGATGTGCTGTTCCATGGGCGCCCATTCGAGTTCCAGCGCCCGTACGGCTCCTATGTGATGGAGAACATCCTGTTCAAGATCAGCTTCCCGGCGGAGTTCCACAGCCAGACGGCGGTGGAGGCGGCCATGATCCTCCACCGGCAGCTCAAGGAAACGGGGAAAAGCGCGGGCGACATCCGGAAGATCGTCATCCGCACCCACGAGGCGTGCGTCCGGATCATCGACAAGCAGGGGCCGCTGAACAATCCGGCGGACCGCGACCACTGCATCCAGTACATGGTGGCCGTGCCGCTGCTGTTCGGCCGCCTGACCGCGGCCGATTACGAGGACGACGTCGCCGCCGATCCGCGCATCGACGCCCTTCGGGAGAAGATCGTCTGCGTGGAGGATCCTGCGTTCACCGCCGACTACCTCTTTCCGGAGAAGCGCTCCATCGCCAATGCGCTGACCGTCGAATTCGAGGACGGAAGCCGCCTGCCGGAGGTCGTGGTGGAGTATCCCATCGGCCACAAGCGCCGCCGGGCCGAGGGGATCCCGCTGCTGGAGGCCAAGTTCCGCGCCAACCTGGCGCGCCGCTTCCCGGCCGACCGGCAGAAGGCGATCCTCGACGTGTCGCTGGACCCGCCGCGGCTCGAGAAGATGCCGGTGCACGAATACGTCGATCTCTACGTCATCTGAGGAGGGCAAACCGTGACCCGTCGATCCCCCGGATCCGCCCTGCGCCGCGCCGTTTCCGACGAATCGCCGCTGCAGCTCCCCGGCGCCATGAACGCCAACCACGCGCTGCTGGTCCAGCGGGCCGGATTCCGCGCAGTCTATCTTTCCGGCGGCGGCGTCGCCGCCGGCTCCCTCGGCCTGCCGGACCTGGGGATCTCCACCCTGGACGACGTGGCCACCGACGTGCGCCGCATCACCGACGTCTGCGACCTTCCGCTTTTGGTGGACGTGGACACCGGGTTCGGCCCCTCCGCCTTCAACGTGGCCCGCACCACCCGGACCATGATCCGGATGGGCGCCGCCGGCATGCACATCGAGGACCAGGCAGGGGCCAAGCGCTGCGGTCACCGGCCCAACAAGGAGATCGTCGGCCTGCACGAGATGGTGGACCGCATCAAGGCCGCCGTCGACGCCCGCACGGACGAGGCCTTCGTGATCATGGCCCGCACGGACGCCCTCGCGTCGGAAGGGCCGGCCGCCGCGATCGAGCGGGCCGCGGCCTACGTGGAGGCGGGGGCGGATATGATCTTCCCGGAGGCCGTCACCGGCCTCGCCATGTACCGGAAGTTCGTGGACGCCGTGAAGGCGCCGGTGCTGGCCAACATCACCGAATTCGGCGCCACGCCGCTGTTCACCGTGGAGGAGCTGCGCTCCGCCGGCGTCGCGATCGCCCTCTACCCGCTCTCCGCGTTCCGCGCCGCCAACCGCGCCGCCGAAAACGTGTACGCGGCGCTGCGCCGGGACGGCACCCAGCGGTCGGCGGTCGACTCCATGCAGACCCGCGACGAGCTGTACGAGCGGATCGGGTATCATGCTTTCGAGCGGAAGCTGGACGAGCTCTTCAAAGCCCGGAAGGGATAGCTGCATTTCTCGTGCGGGCTACGGCCGGCTCCCGAGCCGGTTCCTCGAGCGAATTTTTTTCGCGTTTCCCCCGGGGAGCGGTTATAATCGATAAATGCTCGCAAGAAGAAACTCTCTCGGTCTCATGCTTGCATTCATCGCGCTGATCCTGTCCATGCCCGTTCCGGGGCAGGCCGATTGCGATTCCTGCGGGAGCTGCGGGTTCGGATCGTCCGCGTATATAGGGACGTCCCTCGCATGCCTTTCCCGCGGGGACCGCGCGCTGAAGCTGGCGATCGTGGAGCACAAGACGCGCTACGAAGCGCCATCCCTCCCGTTCCTGCGTCCCCCCGAGCAGATCGCGTAACCGCTTTCCCGTTCCGTCACGTTCAACCCATATTCACGGAATGTAAGGAGAATCGATGGATACCGCTACGGACGTTCGATCCGGCCGTGTTCCCGTGCCCGAAGCCGCCGGCCGCAGGCAGGGAAAACCGTTTTTATCGGAGCTGTGGGATTTTCTGATTTCGTTGAAGCTGGCGATCTGGACCCTCATTCTGCTGGCCGTCGCCTCCATCGTGGGCACGGTGGTCGAGCAGAACCAGCCGCTGGAGAAGTATCAGCAGGTATATGAGGACTGGGCGTTCAATCTGATGAACCGCCTGAACGTGTTCGACATGTATCATTCCTGGTGGTTTTTGTTCCTTCTGTGCCTGTTCGCGGTGAATCTCACCTGCTGCACGATCGACCGCCTGCCTCGGACGATCCGGACGGTCCGCAACCCGAAGCGGACGCTGGACGAGGCGGCCGAGAAATCGCTGGGCCGGGTGGAGCGGTGGAAGAGCAAGGGCGAGGTTGCGCAATGGGCGGAAACGTACCGGGAAGCCCTCGGCCGGGCCTTCTCCGCACCCGAAGTCACGGAGGAAGGCGGCGCGGTGCACCTGTACGCCGAGAAGGGCGTTTCCTCCCGGTTCGGCGCGTACGCCACCCACGCCGGCATCGTGATCATCTTCGTCGGCGCCATCATCGGGAACATATTCGGCTTCAAGTCGTATCTGAGCCTGTCGGACGGGGCGGAAGGCTCCCACATCGACATCCGGGGAGGAAAGGTGCACATGGACCTGCCTTTCTCGGTGCGCAACAACCGGTTCTGGATGGAGACGTACCCGAACGGGCAGCCCAAGGAGTACTCGTCGGACCTCAGCGTCATCGAGAACGGCCGGGAAGTGATGCGCAAGACGATCACGGTGAACGATCCCCTCGTCTATAAAGGGATCTGGTTCTACCAGTCCGGCTACGGGGAGGCGGGTGCGGGAGCCCGGGTCGCCGTGCAGCGCCCGGACGGCACGCCGGTAGGCAACTACCTGCTGGGAGCGAACGAGCCGGTCGGGATCGAGGGGTACGGCACCGTCCGCGGCGTGAACTACGAGGAGAACCTTCTGGGGAAAGGGCCGGCCCTCCAGGTGGTGATCGAGAAGCCCGGGCAGGCGCCCGCGGAGGTGTGGCTCCTGCAGAACGCTCCGGAGCAGGAGCGGCTCCGCAACGATTCGCTGCGGTTCTTCTTCGGCGGGCTGACCCCCCGGATGTATACGGGCCTGCAGGTGGCGAAGGATCCCGGCGTGAACGTCGTGTGGCTCGGCTGCCTGCTGCTGACGGCCGGGATGATGCTCTCCTTCTTCGTTTCCCACCGGCGCATCTGGGTCCGCCTGTCCGAAGGGCCCGGAGGGAAAGTGCACGTCACGGCGGGCGGGACCGCGAACCGGAACCGTCCGGCGTTCGAGAAGGCCTTCGCCGCCGTGGTGGCGGAGATCCGCAAGGAAACTCCCGACAACGCCAAGGAGATCCCCGCATGAATACGATCAACGTTCAGCTTTTCGACCTGACGACCCTCCTGTTCGGCACGGCGACGGGCTCATATGTCGCCGCCCTTTACGGGAGGAAGGAGTTCCTCGCCCGGGTGGGCACATGGATCTGCATGGCCGCGGCGGTGGTATCCACGGCCGCCCTCGGCGTCCGCTGGATCGAGTCGTACCGGATGGGGATCGGGCGGATCCCCGTGACCAACCTCTACGAGTCGCTGGTATTCTTCGCCTGGTCCATCAACATGATCTACCTGTTCGTCGAGCGGAAATACGAAAGCCGCTCCTTCGGCGCGTTCGTGGTCCCGATCGCCTTCCTGACGATGGCGTACGCCTTCACGATCGAGAGCGGGATCCAGCCGCTGGTTCCGGCGCTGCAGTCGTACTGGCTGCATGCCCACGTTATCACCTGCTTTGCGGGCTACGCGGCGTTCGCGGTTTCCGCCGGCGTCGCGGTAATGTACCTTTTAAAGGAAAGGCGCGGGGGCGATAGCGCGGCGACTGGCATCCTCGCCCTGTTCCCGTCGATAAAGGTTCTCGACGATCTCGTCTACCGGGCGATCGTCTGGGGGTTCCCGATGCTCACCGCGGGGATCATCACGGGAGCCGCGTGGGCGAACTTCGCATGGGGGACGTACTGGTCCTGGGACCCGAAGGAGACCTGGTCGCTGATCGTGTGGCTGGTATACGCCGCGTTCCTCCACGCGCGGATCACGCGGGGCTGGCACGGGAAGCGGGCGGCCGTGCTTTCGATCGCGGGCTTCGCGGCTACGTTGTTCTGCTATCTTGGCGTCAATCTTGTCCTGTCCGGGCTGCACAGCTACGGCGGGTGAGCGGGGAAATGGGCTGCCTCAATAATTATTAATAAAAATGTAAATACCTGACATTTTTAACAAATTATCTCCAGGGAAAATATTTATGAAACGGGCACTTATCGCGTGGCATCCTTCTTGCTCAAATATAATCACCAGCCGCCCCGGGCGGACGATGGTTCGGGGATGATCGGAAATTAAACATATTGGGGAGTGCCCGATGGAAAAGATGATGAAGCCGGCCCTGTTGCTGTTCGTGGTCCTGTCCCTCGTGACCGTTCTGACCCTGACAGGCTGCGGCAGCGGCGGTGGCGGCGGCTCCGTCCCCGGGGGCGGCGTAACTCCCCCGCCTTCCGCGGACCTGGACGGCGACAATGTAGCCGACAACATCGACCCCGACATCGACGGCGACGGTGTCGGCAACAACCAGGATGCATTTCCCACCTGCCGGTGGGCCGCCGATGACATCGACCGGGACGGCAAGCCCGGCGGGACGAATCCCCGCACCGGCACCGATCCGCAATTGGCGACCTGCGGCCTCGTCCGGGACGACGATGACGACGGCGACGGCATCCTCAATGCCTCGGATCCCTTCCCCCTCCTCGCCGGAAGTTTTGACGACAATGTAGTCTTTGTGGTGCCGCCTCCCATTCTTAACCCGCTGAACCAGACGGTGATTCCCGAGCCGCCGAACCTGGCGCTGTTCGTCAGGAACAAGGTCGCGGCCATCCGGCTCGGCAAGGCGCTGTACTGGGACATGCAGGTCGGCAGCGACGGAATCGTGGCCTGCGCGACCTGCCATTTCAGCGCCGGCACCGATATCCGCAAGAAGAACACGCTCAATCCGGGAACCAGGGCCGGCGACACCCTGTTCGGCAACAACCGCACCGGGGGGTACGATTTCCCCCAGTTCGGGCCGAACTACGCCATGCTGCCGGAAGACTCGCTGCTGCACGAGCGGACGTACCCGGGCCACCAGCAGTCCGACGCCATCGTTCGCGACACCAACGACGTCGTCGGTTCCCAGGGAGTCCGCATGAGCCAGTTCGTGGCCGTCGTCCCCGGCTCGGCGGTGGATCAGGTGACGCCCCTGCAGGACCCGATCTTCCACCACGCCGACAGCAGCGCTCCGTTCAACAACGTCCGGCAGGTGACGGCGCGCAATACCCCCTCCGTGATCAACGCGGTGTTCAACTTCACCAACTTCTGGGACGGCCGGGCGAACTTCCTCTTCAACGGCGAAAATCCGTTCGGCCCCGCCGATCCGAACGCCGGCGTCTGGTTCAACGACGCGGGGGAGGGGCTGGTGAAGCGGCCGGTCGTCATCCAGTTCGCGAGCCTCGCCTCCCAGGCCACGGGACCGCCGGTCGACGACGTCGAAATGTCCGCCCGGGGCCGCACTTTCCCGGACATCGGCAGGAAGATGCTGACCCTGACCCCGCTCGGCAAGCAGCTCGTCCACCCCGGCGACAGCATTCTCGGGCCGATCTCCAAGGCGTCGGTCCGGCAGGACGGAACCATCACCGACGTCAAGGGACTCAATATCACATACCGCAAGATGATCGAGGACGCCTTCCAGCCGAATCTGTGGAATTCCTCCTCTACCACTCCGGACGGATTCACCCAGATGGAGGCCAATTTCTCCCTCTTCTTCGGGCTCGCCGTTCAGCTCTACGAGTCGACCCTGGTTTCGGATCAGACCCCCTTCGACCACTGGCTGGCAGGCGACGCGAACGCCCTGAACGACATGGAAAAGTTCGGGTTCGGACTGTTCAGCGGCATCGGCAACTGCACCGTGTGCCACATCGGGATCGAATTCACCACCGCCTCGGTTGCGAACGTCGGGTTCACGAACAACTTCCTGAACGCGACGATCGAGGCGATGTTCACGGCCGACGGCCTCATGTCCATCTATGACGAGGGATTCATCAACACATCCGCGGTGCCGAACTCGGACGACCCCGGCAGGGGGGGCGTCACTCCTTTCATCAATCCGCTGACCGGCCAGCCCATCCCCCTGTCGTTTTCGGCCCTGTCGGTGCTGGATCGGAAGGGGAAGCTTCCCTTCGAGACGCCGATCCTCGATCTTTCCCTTCCCGACAACATGCCCGTCAACGATATCGGCTCCTTTAAAATCCCGACGCTGCGCAACGTGGCGCTGACCGCTCCCTTTTTCCACAACGGCAGTCTCAGGTCGCTGGAGGACGTGGTGGATCTCTACGTCCGGGGCGGGAACTTCCCCCTGGAAAACATTCACAACCTCGACCCGATCGTCGGCCAGGGGAACCCGCTCCTGCGGGGCAGGGGGCTGGAGACGGAAACCATGCACGACGCGCTGATGGCATTCCTGAGGTCGCTGACCGACCCGAGAGTCGTCGCCGAGTCGGCCCCCTTCGACCATCCCGAGATCTTTATTCCGGAAGGCGATCCCGAGGTGCTGACGCGCATCCCCGCCAGGAATGCCGAAGGCCAGGCCGCCGTACCGGCTGCGCCGTAGCACTCCGGGACAGCCCGTTCCATCCGATCCCTCCCCCCCATGCGGGGGGAGGGATTTTTTATTTACTGTCCTTCTTGAAGTGGTAATACACCGGGACGCCCGCCAGCACGCACAGGATCGCCAGCGTCGACTCCGCCGGGCGCTGAAGGAACGAGAGGAGCAGGATGCCGCTCCCTGCGGCGAGGTAGAGCGCCGGCGCCCACGGGTAGCCGGGAAACATCGTCCCGGTATCCGGCGACGGTTGGAGCCGTAGCGCTCCGGCCGCGGCGAACAGCGGGAAGATGCCGAGCGCAAATCCCATCACGGTCAGGATCTGGTCGAACGTCCCCGTCAGCACCATTGCCGAGGAGACGGCTCCCTGCAGGGCGATCGCCCGGCGGGGGGCCCGGGTCGACGGGTCCACGAGGGCGAGCTCCCGGAAGAACAGCCGGTCCTTCGCCATGGAGTAGTACACCCTTGGCCCGAGGATGAGGAAGGCGCTCAGCGAGGAGAACAGGGCGAAGGAGACCAGGAGCGAGAACACGGCATCCATGGAGCGGCCGAAGAGCTTCCCCATGGCCAGCCCGCCGACGGCGATGACGCCCTTCATCTCCTCGGGAGGGATCGCGTAGACGAATACGACGTTGATCAGGAGATACAGCGCCGTCACCACGCCGGTCCCGAGCAGGAGCGACCGGGGGAGCGTTTTCCGCGGCTCCCGGATTTCCGAGCCGATGTAGGTCGAGGCGTTCCAGCCGCTGTAGGCGAACAGGATCCACATCAGGGAAAGGCCCGCCGTCTTCCATCCCTCGAAGGTGAAGGCGAACGGCTCCCGCCGGGAAAAGTGGCCGGCGCTGCCCGTACCGAGCAGGAAGCCGCCCAGGATCAGTCCGGCGATCAGCGCTCCTTTCAGGACGGTCAGGACGTTCTGGACCCGCGCGCCGAATCCGATCCCCCGCAGGTGGACGGCGGTAAAGAGCGCGATCACGAAGACGGAGAGCAGCTTTTTCAGGATCGCGGGATCGCCCGGAAAGGACGACGGCGGGATCGCCCGAAGGAAATACTCGCTGAACCCGATCGCGGAGGCGGCGATCGGCGCGGAAAACCCGACGACGAAGGAAGTCCACCCGCCGAGGAAGCCGAGGAGCGGATGGTAGAGTCGGGAGAGGAAGGCGTACTCCCCGCCGGCGTGCGGCATGGCGGCGCCCAGCGCGCCGTAGGATAGCGCTCCGCACAGGGCGATGACGCCGCCGACCGCCCACAGGGAAAGCATCAGGATCGGGTCGCCGAGGTCGCCCATGAGCAGGCCGCTGGTGGTGAAGATCCCTGCGCCGATCATGTTGGCGACGACGATGTTCGTTACGGGAAAGAGGCCGAGCTTCCGCTTCAGTTCCATGAAAAACCACCTCCGGCGCTCAATAATGTACCGCAGATCCGGGAGAAGGAACCGTTGGGCATGAATCTGCATCTATGTAGGGAAAGAACATGAAGGCCGGGAGCGAAGCGATGAAATCCTGGAAGACGACGGCTCCCCGCCTGGTCGTCCTGACGTCGGCATTTTTCGCCGTATTCCTCAATTTCGCATTCTTCCGGAACGTGATCGCCGTATATCCGTTGTCGTGGGGAAGGCTGCCTTTCCTTCTCTCGCTCTGCCTGGTGCTGGCGTGCGCCACCGCCCTGATCCTTCTTCCCCTCGCCACGCGGTACACGCTCAAACCGGTGTTGATCTTCGCCCTGCTGGCCTCGTCGATCGCAAGTTATTTCATGAACGCCTTCAACGTCGTCATCGACGCCGACATGCTGCGGAACGCAGCCCAGACCAACCGGGCCGAGGCGAGGGATCTGTTGAATCCCAAGCTGTTCG is a window of Thermodesulfobacteriota bacterium DNA encoding:
- a CDS encoding bifunctional 2-methylcitrate dehydratase/aconitate hydratase gives rise to the protein MTSRVSNVRPEPDKVLVDIADYVLNYEIRSPLAYETARNCLIDTLGCGLEALEYPACTKLLGPIVPGTVVPNGARVPGTQYQLDPVQAAFNIGAMIRWLDYNDTWLAAEWGHPSDNLGGVLAVADWLSREAAAAGRKPLVMRDVLTAMIKAHEIQGCIALENSFNRVGLDHVVLVKVASTAVVSRLLGLDRQGIIDALSQAWVDGQSLRTYRHAPNTGSRKSWAAGDATSRAVRLALIAKTGEMGYPSVLTAPIWGFYDVLFHGRPFEFQRPYGSYVMENILFKISFPAEFHSQTAVEAAMILHRQLKETGKSAGDIRKIVIRTHEACVRIIDKQGPLNNPADRDHCIQYMVAVPLLFGRLTAADYEDDVAADPRIDALREKIVCVEDPAFTADYLFPEKRSIANALTVEFEDGSRLPEVVVEYPIGHKRRRAEGIPLLEAKFRANLARRFPADRQKAILDVSLDPPRLEKMPVHEYVDLYVI
- the prpB gene encoding methylisocitrate lyase, translating into MTRRSPGSALRRAVSDESPLQLPGAMNANHALLVQRAGFRAVYLSGGGVAAGSLGLPDLGISTLDDVATDVRRITDVCDLPLLVDVDTGFGPSAFNVARTTRTMIRMGAAGMHIEDQAGAKRCGHRPNKEIVGLHEMVDRIKAAVDARTDEAFVIMARTDALASEGPAAAIERAAAYVEAGADMIFPEAVTGLAMYRKFVDAVKAPVLANITEFGATPLFTVEELRSAGVAIALYPLSAFRAANRAAENVYAALRRDGTQRSAVDSMQTRDELYERIGYHAFERKLDELFKARKG
- a CDS encoding cytochrome c biogenesis protein ResB — its product is MDTATDVRSGRVPVPEAAGRRQGKPFLSELWDFLISLKLAIWTLILLAVASIVGTVVEQNQPLEKYQQVYEDWAFNLMNRLNVFDMYHSWWFLFLLCLFAVNLTCCTIDRLPRTIRTVRNPKRTLDEAAEKSLGRVERWKSKGEVAQWAETYREALGRAFSAPEVTEEGGAVHLYAEKGVSSRFGAYATHAGIVIIFVGAIIGNIFGFKSYLSLSDGAEGSHIDIRGGKVHMDLPFSVRNNRFWMETYPNGQPKEYSSDLSVIENGREVMRKTITVNDPLVYKGIWFYQSGYGEAGAGARVAVQRPDGTPVGNYLLGANEPVGIEGYGTVRGVNYEENLLGKGPALQVVIEKPGQAPAEVWLLQNAPEQERLRNDSLRFFFGGLTPRMYTGLQVAKDPGVNVVWLGCLLLTAGMMLSFFVSHRRIWVRLSEGPGGKVHVTAGGTANRNRPAFEKAFAAVVAEIRKETPDNAKEIPA
- the ccsB gene encoding c-type cytochrome biogenesis protein CcsB; its protein translation is MNTINVQLFDLTTLLFGTATGSYVAALYGRKEFLARVGTWICMAAAVVSTAALGVRWIESYRMGIGRIPVTNLYESLVFFAWSINMIYLFVERKYESRSFGAFVVPIAFLTMAYAFTIESGIQPLVPALQSYWLHAHVITCFAGYAAFAVSAGVAVMYLLKERRGGDSAATGILALFPSIKVLDDLVYRAIVWGFPMLTAGIITGAAWANFAWGTYWSWDPKETWSLIVWLVYAAFLHARITRGWHGKRAAVLSIAGFAATLFCYLGVNLVLSGLHSYGG
- a CDS encoding cytochrome c peroxidase, with the protein product MEKMMKPALLLFVVLSLVTVLTLTGCGSGGGGGSVPGGGVTPPPSADLDGDNVADNIDPDIDGDGVGNNQDAFPTCRWAADDIDRDGKPGGTNPRTGTDPQLATCGLVRDDDDDGDGILNASDPFPLLAGSFDDNVVFVVPPPILNPLNQTVIPEPPNLALFVRNKVAAIRLGKALYWDMQVGSDGIVACATCHFSAGTDIRKKNTLNPGTRAGDTLFGNNRTGGYDFPQFGPNYAMLPEDSLLHERTYPGHQQSDAIVRDTNDVVGSQGVRMSQFVAVVPGSAVDQVTPLQDPIFHHADSSAPFNNVRQVTARNTPSVINAVFNFTNFWDGRANFLFNGENPFGPADPNAGVWFNDAGEGLVKRPVVIQFASLASQATGPPVDDVEMSARGRTFPDIGRKMLTLTPLGKQLVHPGDSILGPISKASVRQDGTITDVKGLNITYRKMIEDAFQPNLWNSSSTTPDGFTQMEANFSLFFGLAVQLYESTLVSDQTPFDHWLAGDANALNDMEKFGFGLFSGIGNCTVCHIGIEFTTASVANVGFTNNFLNATIEAMFTADGLMSIYDEGFINTSAVPNSDDPGRGGVTPFINPLTGQPIPLSFSALSVLDRKGKLPFETPILDLSLPDNMPVNDIGSFKIPTLRNVALTAPFFHNGSLRSLEDVVDLYVRGGNFPLENIHNLDPIVGQGNPLLRGRGLETETMHDALMAFLRSLTDPRVVAESAPFDHPEIFIPEGDPEVLTRIPARNAEGQAAVPAAP
- a CDS encoding amino acid permease; translated protein: MELKRKLGLFPVTNIVVANMIGAGIFTTSGLLMGDLGDPILMLSLWAVGGVIALCGALSYGALGAAMPHAGGEYAFLSRLYHPLLGFLGGWTSFVVGFSAPIAASAIGFSEYFLRAIPPSSFPGDPAILKKLLSVFVIALFTAVHLRGIGFGARVQNVLTVLKGALIAGLILGGFLLGTGSAGHFSRREPFAFTFEGWKTAGLSLMWILFAYSGWNASTYIGSEIREPRKTLPRSLLLGTGVVTALYLLINVVFVYAIPPEEMKGVIAVGGLAMGKLFGRSMDAVFSLLVSFALFSSLSAFLILGPRVYYSMAKDRLFFRELALVDPSTRAPRRAIALQGAVSSAMVLTGTFDQILTVMGFALGIFPLFAAAGALRLQPSPDTGTMFPGYPWAPALYLAAGSGILLLSFLQRPAESTLAILCVLAGVPVYYHFKKDSK